The Candidatus Obscuribacterales bacterium genomic sequence CCGGAGGTATAGAGCAGGGTGGCCAGGTCGCTGGGGTCGAGGTTTACTGGCTGCAGCGATCGCCCCTCACCTAGCTCCAACAGGCTGGAAAAATTGAACACTGGGTAGCCCAGATCCTCCGTAGGTACAGGCTCATCACTCAGCCAAATCACCCGCTGGATCGGCAACTCTCCCAAGCCTGGCTGAAGTTTTAAGAACGTGGCCTGATCCTCCACAATCAGGCTCGTGCTGCCGCTATTTTTAAGAATGAACCATAATTCTTCCACCGCCGCCTGGGCCCCGCGCACCACACCGACGGCTCCCGCTGCCATAATGCCCTGATCGGCAATCAGCCAACGAGGACTGTTGTCGGCAATCAAGCCCACCCGATCACCCTTGCTGATCCCTACATGCTGTAACGCTGCACCGCAGAGTTGGATCCGTTCATGGAGTTGGCTGTAGGTGATGCGCACCTCGGGCTTACTATGAGGCGCATGAAGGGCAACCTGCTGGGCTACATCTGGACGCTGGGCCGCGATCGCCCAAATTTCGGGGAGCGATCGCACGGCGCGATAATCAATCATGGGAGCCAAGCGCTGTTGGTCATCCGCCGTTAAACCATAGTGAGCTGTGGGGGGTTGAGCCACAATACATCTCCTACAATGCTGGGTCTAGCGTACTGCGGAATGCTGCTAGATTGACATAGCGGTAGACAGAATATCTACTGGCTACGCCCGTCATAATAAGAACAGTGGCCCACGCGCCCCAGATCTAAATCCCTAGTCACCAAGGACAGTAAAACAATGCCCCGAGCAATTTGGAATGGAGTCGTGATTGCTGAGAGCGACCAATGTGAAGTCGTAGAAGGGAATCAATATTTCCCGCCCGACGCTTTGCAAATGGAGTATTTCACCCCTAGCGAAACCCACACGACCTGCGGATGGAAAGGCGTTGCTAGCTATTACACCCTAGACGTGAATGGCAAAACTAATAAAGATGCCGCCTGGTATTATCCGGAGCCGAAGACGGCTGCTCAGAATATTAAAAGCTATGTTGCCTTTTGGCGCGGGGTTACCGT encodes the following:
- a CDS encoding AMP-binding protein, whose translation is MAQPPTAHYGLTADDQQRLAPMIDYRAVRSLPEIWAIAAQRPDVAQQVALHAPHSKPEVRITYSQLHERIQLCGAALQHVGISKGDRVGLIADNSPRWLIADQGIMAAGAVGVVRGAQAAVEELWFILKNSGSTSLIVEDQATFLKLQPGLGELPIQRVIWLSDEPVPTEDLGYPVFNFSSLLELGEGRSLQPVNLDPSDLATLLYTSG
- a CDS encoding DUF427 domain-containing protein, which codes for MPRAIWNGVVIAESDQCEVVEGNQYFPPDALQMEYFTPSETHTTCGWKGVASYYTLDVNGKTNKDAAWYYPEPKTAAQNIKSYVAFWRGVTVEA